The Quercus lobata isolate SW786 chromosome 4, ValleyOak3.0 Primary Assembly, whole genome shotgun sequence genome segment AGAGGTTTAGGAAtgaatttatgatttattttactTTGTTCAAAGAAAGTAATTTTATGCCACaaacttaaaaagaaatgaGGATGAATTCCTCTAGTATCAACAACAAGCAAACTTGTGCTATAgaaagagaatttgagaattaaaatatttgtCAATATCAATTTGTTGAAAGTAAAAGGGAACCTCTTCCAAAGGGTTTCCAGATATATAGATGAGTAGTTGATGCCCATGCAAGAAGCCAAATATGGTCCAAAAATATTCTTGGGATGACATACAGCTGAAGTGGTATATTAAGCAAATGTATGTCACAACCTAACAGCTCTATATGCCTTTAAGTCCTACCTCATTTACCAAACAAGTTTTGCGAACAAACCCCTTAGTAGTATAAACCTTAACATGTTTCTTTAGcataaagaacacaataataTTGAAAGAAACACAATAGTTAAGCACCTGAACATGTTGATCCACATCCGCTGACAATAAGCATGTGATTGGACCCAACTAAGCACGAGAAAATAGCATTCCATATCAAGATCAAACTCTTAGAGGCAACAGAGATAGGATCACTTATCTTAGAACCAACTCTCTCTCATAAAAAGTAGCTTCTTATTGTCAACATTAAGGTTAAACATGGTAAACAAACCAACATAGACAATGTAGCTTGAACCAAGTACGAACATGACCTTGGAATGGCATCATGCTCACTAGACAAGCATCTGCCTACTCCTTTTAAACATTCTCACTTTTAGagattcttttatttaattatgtttttttagcCAGTTCTTCTTTAAATTGAAATCAAGAGAGCTATAATCTAGCTCTGTAACTCTAAAGGAATAAGAATTATCCATACCACAACAACCATTCACATACAAATATCAAATACTAATTTATAATAGCCACAAAAGGATGATGTTAACACGGAATAAAAATCAAGCTTTAGCAATTCTACCTAACTATCATGCCTACTACTAAAGGAAAAGGAATAAACAAGGGTTTCACTTCATCCATACCATAATTGTCTTCCATCTTATATGCTCACCATGAACCGGTTAGTAAGATTCCACGTTTGTTCCATCAAGTAAAACAAGGCTCTCCATGAAAATGGCTACATATGAAGGATGTTGGATATCAGGATCCTTCTTCTCTTGTAGAGTTTCAGTGTCAATTAAAGCAAACTTAAATCCCAGCCTCTTTACTGGATCATTTCTGTAGCAAACCATAAGCGAACCATAATCAGTCAAGGAAATCCAAcaatattcatttttaaatgGTAGAACAAAAAGTTTATTCCAAGACTCAACCACACCATAGTCCCTCATCACCCATATGGAGTATTGGCAAAAAGATTGTTCAATGAAAGTCAATTTCCCTCTGAATGATGTAAGATATCTTCGAAGGTGTAGAAAGGTAGTACCATCAGGCAGTGCTAGCTTTCTGATGAATTTCTCACTATTGACATCAAATGCCATAATATTTGTTTCTGCCATGCAATTCTCTTCTTTAATAGATGCCACCCAGTGTAAAGCTCCATTAATCAACGGAATTGGAGAAAGAAAATTTCTACAGAACATTACATCTGTTGTCGAAGAAATTTCAACGCTTCTCCATGAATCCGAACTCAACGTGTACAGCTCAATCTCAGACGTAGACAAACGCGAAGAACTACGTGAAGTCCTTACAACCTTATAGTCATTATTATCGGAACAATAAGCGAATCCGAGTGTAACTTTGTTTAACTTTCCTAAGCAAGTAGGAGgcaatttcttgaattttctaatgCTGGGGTTCCACAAATATAAAGCATTAGCAAAAGTGGTAGTGGAGATACTCAAATTAGCGAGACACAATAAGCCATTGCAGGAACCCACTAATTGGAATTGGATACACGCAgtagaaaaattaaaaggaatttCAATCTCAGAAATCCTATCAAACGTTCGGTCCAAACGACCGTACAGACTAACGCATTATCATGGTTAGTACGAGGAGGAGACGGCATGTGTATGACATAAGCATTATCaccatttttgttgttgttgttgttgatgttattAAGGTGGGTGGAGATGAAATCTGGACTAGTGATTGAGGAGTACAAGGATTTGGAAACGCACCTTAATCTCATCACTGATTTCACCGGTAGTTTTCCCATGATGTCGAGTACGATGTGAATGTCGTATGGGATATGGTTAATCTTCCTGTGTCGGAGAACCGGTGGTTCTCTCATTTCGGACATTTTAGATCGAGGAATACTTTCAACTTTGGGGGTATTAGATTATTGAGGTACAGATCAGGTGATCTGAGACTCAATGCTTCTTTCTGTATTTGGGGTTTGTGAAAGAAAATGGAATTAATAATTAATGCCACAGAGTTTTATTactactttttactttttagtgattttttaaaaataaaaataaaaaattttatttaagaaaattgcaatttttgtCCCTATAGTTTATGGGTTTCCCATTTTATATCTTGTGttttgataagtttttatttttggttattgagttttttcaaaagtattttatttaacaaacaTTATTCAGAATGTAAAGTCTCTAATTTATGAGAAAATTTATCATACATCGGATGTATATAATACCACCTCCAATTTTACACTCTCCAATTGCATTATGCTACGTATGCATTTTTACCAAACATTGAAATTAGCTTGCCAGAcactcatttcttttttaaaacccaatttcaatatatatatatatccacttGATGAGCTCCCACGCAAATGGCAAATTTGCAACCTCCattgctacattttttttttttttttggcttttaaatttagatttgGGTTGTTGGAGTTGAAGAtaaagatagaaagaaagagTGAGGATGAAGGAAAAACATATTTGAAGGGAGAGAGATCTGGTCGTTGGATTAGATCCAAAGCAAGGAGATTGGAATCAGGCTCGATAGCTCAATTTGACTTGGAGAGAAAAGTTGGTGACTCATCCTAGTTGAGTACATACCGCAACAGAGTGCAAATCTCAGCAAGTTTGaacaagaagaggaagaggcaACAAGGAAGGCAATTTTTGGCAATTGAGTGAGGTCTAGGCAGTGTCTTCAATGGTTGGGGTGGTGTCTAAGGTGGCTTAGAGGTTTGGGTGGTTGAGGAAGATGAGATTTtggcaaaaatatatatgttgatTGTGTGTGGTAAGGTTCATTCTttaatctatatttatataatataatactaaAAGCTGAAATGTAGTATTTAATGTTGCTATGCTGACATTGAACCACATCAGTAGCCATGCCATTTCCATCTTCTTTTCTGAATAtgttctataattttaaaatagtttttattaattttaaaatactaataaatacttataaaataatttccatCCCTATCTCTATGATAAAGCCCACTTCTTATACATTTAATtccaccataaagcccaaatCCTAAGTCTTTTCAACCGAAACCTTTGTGAAATCCTTTgttttcttcctttccttttgtTGCAAGCAcgtcacttcttttttttttttttggtaatctttattgattttttatttgaaaattaattctTTGTGGCAAAATGTGATGCAAACGTTTGAGTTTCACCATCTGCTAACCATTTGGCACaggatatataattaaaaaaaaactgccaGAAAAAAGAGATATAATCGATAAATGTTTGAGTTTCATTCTCTGTTAAACTTTTGGCACggatatatattaaaaaaaaaactgccagAGAGAGATATAAATGAACTAGTGAGCATTTGTGAGTCACAGAGAGAGAATTTGATATGATGCAGAGAGAGTTGGAAAGAGATCTGAGGGAGGCCTCTTCACTACTATCAGACCAATCTCCCTCCATCTTCCGATTCCACATAGTTGCCGGTaagttttaatttcttgaaaacTTGAGGATGGTGCTAGGGTACGACCATGGGTGTAATTTGTTAGGGATATtatacaaagtaataatggaagaacaaggttaacacaaaagacaaatagaaaatagataacttggaggcacaatatcgttttccttagacaatatttgccccccacactattgttgctaaagggttattGCAAATTTTCCCCAGGATACAACCAAAATGTTGGGTTTTTTAGATAGCAATTCTAGAGAATGAacataagcctctatttatatCCAAAgggttatatttcatcaaaaagcacgtatgaaaagttaaaatgtttcataaaaccaTTCACAAGGCTTAaaacctcttcaacctttccgAATAGTCATCtgaaaattctgcaaaaaatcCTATTTCACGATTTTCGATCAGTCAAAAATTACTTTCAATCAATCGAGTGCTCTTTTCGATCGGTTGAATAGGAATCGAGCAGCGATCGAGACATCAAAAAACTCCaagattttttctttaccatttcgatcgatcaagccaaagcttcgatcggtcgaaaatgCCTAACTtcgaattttcacttagaaaattccaaaacttgaattttcactttaacaactttatgaaacaatattcttcaaactcaaatatcattattacaacctatccatgtatatacctatatatacaacacaatCTTTTACAATCTCCAACCCAGGCTCGATATCAGACCATTTTTCTCGGTAATTTTTAACTAATCTCTTATCATATTGTCTTCAACTAATCGCTTATTCTATTGTCTTCATATAGGTTTGctgtcaatttagggatttgTTGAAACCAGGGAAACAATCTAGATGATCAAATTCTGCTTGAATGGTTTCTAGGTTTTGTTCCTTTGCTTTCATGAGTTTCAGTTTCATgttcagttttcttttcttttctttttttctttttttttctttttttttttaacttttctggCTTGCTATTTGGGTtatcagagaagaagaaaaggtagTGGAGCAAACATAGGACAAGAAGGGAAAAGATTTTTCAAATCCACAATGATTACAAGGTTTCATTATTCCCCAATAggtatttcccaaaaaaaaaaaattgctggtATTTTCACGCTATGAGAAGTCCTTGCTTTTATGAATACAGGTACATGATGCTTAGTGTGCCCTCTAACTTTATAGAACCCACATATAAATCACATAGAATATCAACATTCACCAACTAAACACTTCTCTTAACTTGTGTCAAATCCACATGTTAGGGGCTTGAGTGAGTTTGGTTGATACCATGATGTTATATTAATCTACAACAGATTTGAAACAATAACCTTGATTTTGACTTTAAGAAGAAATGCAAGTCTTTCGTTGTAAAATTAGTCTCTGTCACATTCCAGAGTTGGTAATGATATATACCTATAAGCCATTACTTTTAGTTGTAGAGAAATTATAAATCTATCAACTATCGAAATATTTGACTAAGGCAAATAACATTTAAGCTAATAATggatttttctttgtatttttccctcATCAGGCACATCTCTTAGGCCTGTTTAGTTGCCCATGAATCAAAATCAttcatattttgtataataCTACATTCACAAATTGTCACTATAGTGGATAGAATGACTTATTTGTGCAAATTCATGAAATGCCACtccaatttttttcattgaaataaGTTATATGGTTTCATGTTTGGCTGTGTTTTATGCTACATCATTTGTTGTTTGAAATAAGTTAagggttttgtgttttactGTAACTAGTCCTAGACCCGCGCATTGCACGTGATAATTTGTtaggtaaaatactattttagtccctagactttataaaaagttttaaaaaaaaagttttatcatatttgatagtttttagaccccttaaacaattgatttaacctagataattagccaagttgttacttagtccaattaaacaagtctaggttatcacaataataaagatcaaatcatgcaaagtagcagaaaataaataacacaagatatgatcacccaggaaaccaaaccggtaaaaacctggagaggatttgacctaactatcttcaaggtaaacttgaatccactatcttgaaagaatcgaagttcatacaataagacttacaagcccccacgcttgacttcttattgctaccaaccagtagaacttactgacatgaccacttgcaagctccgaatccacggactccttctttcttggattcaccaccagatacaagcacactcgcttatgttttctttaagcttcaatggcagcaactgagttgatcatcaaggtgtagataaatcttctccttgaaaatcctaagtttgtgtaaaagaaaactcctctagatctcacaagagatttacacaaaccgcaattatgagcaacactaaaacgtggctagggtttgccttttatacttagaacaaataagaaatcctaaaaacgttttaaaacacttagagCTGAGTTGGAcaaatctgcagaaaatcattatgcccgagcttcgatcgatcgagcctgtctttcgatcgatcgagccaggccaaaAGGCACAATACTTCCTGCTttaacttgattccaactttacataaaatcacaactttgagctagactaaaacacttctaaaatattattttgatcatggtttgccaacaatacaaattagagttctaaatacataaaatcctaaaactttagaacctaacaaactccccctttggcaatccgtgacaaaacacaactagaagctcaaagtttacaaaataaaaagccctttacaaaataatgctcataaaacaaattcaatcccaactactatccatcagttgcaagtgtagacagcagctcaattgaatcaacctgtatatttcctgaaacactaaacaaaatgcataaccgcatgtgtggaaacaatacaagtaaacaaattaacttcttgatttcaaacaacacacaaataaagacatatatcaatgaataactcataaatataaatcaataagcagtttgaaacaagaaacatataaagtatcaataaaacataaaactccccctaacatgaatatcccatcaaaaacatggcaagagctaaaaatgtaaagtacaaagtgaagcacttagatacaatctaaactccacaagctccaaccaaaaacataTACTCCCCCTaaaagcaaaaactctacaaagtactccccctttttgtgacggaatgccaaagggcaaacaaaatccatcatcaaaagggaggtggtctaaacttcGCCAACTCCGTACGCAAGGCACAGATCTCATctagcatgtccaccaaaatctgtctaTGAGCcacctgaacggtcaagacataaTCCAACGTATGATGAATGTCGgaatcatccgaagcagtcAGTGGAGGAACATTatcatcagcagcagcacctgaTGTCTCAGTAGCATcaacacctgtagaagagggagaagggggaacaccactagataacgcacctctaggacgaggaggagcaactctcaagtgagtagccctctgacgaagaaaggtggcacctatgggagtaacaacatgaacaggctcaccagacggaaaaccatctaaacctaaaaagagcaaaatcctataaatgaaaataggatgaatcagtgCATGCtttacggcagaactcctatgaacctcattCAAAGAACGAAAgaacaaatgaggaaaactgatagacgctccagaaacaaaggcatacaaaaacacacatcgctctaaagggatggtgtggaagtgagaaataggccacaacaaATGACATgttatcctaaagaaaagataggaaGTCTCGGaaagctcagcggacgtgatccgagaatcagaaccccactggatagatgacccagtgatgtatgacatgacaacatctaatgagggtgactcatcatagggatagtcaagctcccgaacaaccggaaccccaagagcctcagccattACCTGaagggtaatggtgaactcaacacctcgtatccaacttctaacaagggtgttggaatcatagacgtggcaagagagattcgagaagaactctctaatcagggcggtcgggggtggatgatctatctctaataGAGGCagccaacctctagactcaaaactggccctaatggccggatcaagctcatctaagATCACAGCtcgctcagcccaaatcttacgcttacggTTCAAATtctcaaaggcctctctgcACTTATCATACTTAAACTTCTCAACCCTAGAGGGAGAcacagaggaagtggaaggggtcctattggctctagttttcctaggcatggtgctaagataaggaccaaaacacagagcaaaagaacaaaaatacaaaaccaaaaccaagggcagactgcaagttagcatagaaaaaatatagaataaaaatctatatgatgcatgaacaaattaaatggTATGATacatgttctaatgcagtgcaattaagtccaaaaacttcaaattcacaaaattggcttgaacatagaggtattaacacaaaaaccccaaaagttggaaaaccacttgatcaatttgaaaaatattaacgaattgatcatcacacatgatagaattacaaaaataatgaccaaatacatcaatttgatgagccaatttcatcaatttaacccaattagacaaaaatccccaattcggatcaatttcaaaccctagaatttccaaattttcaaaaaccacaaaattgatcaaattaaactacaagaatcatcattatagcatcctagaacaaaaacccattgatcaatttcacaaaaacaGGTTCgaaacatcaaaaaccccaatatat includes the following:
- the LOC115983870 gene encoding uncharacterized protein LOC115983870: MFCRNFLSPIPLINGALHWVASIKEENCMAETNIMAFDVNSEKFIRKLALPDGTTFLHLRRYLTSFRGKLTFIEQSFCQYSIWVMRDYGVVESWNKLFVLPFKNEYCWISLTDYGSLMVCYRNDPVKRLGFKFALIDTETLQEKKDPDIQHPSYVAIFMESLVLLDGTNVESY